One stretch of Brevibacillus laterosporus DNA includes these proteins:
- a CDS encoding DUF861 domain-containing protein produces MQSDTASLEALVRKIVLEKLKQLNKSPDSVEKNIDPSGVMSVKLNTLKLDLFDTGKPNDRVYLKDAFDLQESPRLGCGMMEMKETTFDWTLKYDEIDYIIEGTLEIVINGRRVIGHAGDIILIPKNTSIQFSVPTYAKFLYVTYPANWQELE; encoded by the coding sequence ATGCAATCGGATACAGCATCCCTTGAAGCGTTAGTTCGTAAAATTGTTTTGGAAAAACTGAAGCAACTAAACAAATCACCGGATTCAGTAGAAAAGAATATTGATCCAAGTGGTGTAATGTCTGTTAAATTAAACACCTTAAAACTGGACCTCTTCGATACGGGAAAACCAAATGATCGCGTCTATTTAAAAGATGCTTTTGATTTACAAGAGAGTCCTCGCCTTGGGTGTGGGATGATGGAAATGAAAGAGACCACATTCGACTGGACTCTGAAATATGATGAAATTGATTATATTATAGAGGGAACGCTAGAAATTGTAATTAATGGCCGTCGTGTTATCGGACACGCAGGCGATATTATCCTGATTCCCAAAAATACAAGCATTCAGTTCTCTGTCCCTACTTATGCCAAGTTCTTATATGTTACGTATCCGGCAAACTGGCAAGAGCTTGAA
- the eutH gene encoding ethanolamine utilization protein EutH, giving the protein MSINEIIIYIMVIFMALGAIDKCLDNKFHLGDKFEEGIMAMGSLTLAMVGVISLAPVLATLLKPIVVPLYTALGADPAMFATTLLANDMGGYPLAMQMASNPEAGRFAGIILGSMLGPTIVFTIPVALGIIEKEDRKYLATGVLAGIMTIPIGCLVGGLVAGYDPGMILRNLVPIILVALIIGIGLWLAPNGMIKGFSVFGKGVVIVITLALGAIIIETLTGLVIIPGMAPIWDGIEIVGSIAIVLAGAFPMVYVITKVFQKPLLKLGSLLGMNDKAAAGLVASLANNIPMFGILKEMDTRGKIINIAFAVSASFTFGDHLGFTAGVEKGLIFPMIVGKLVGGITAVLVAILIASKSKLTAESEEK; this is encoded by the coding sequence ATGAGCATCAATGAAATTATCATTTACATAATGGTAATCTTCATGGCATTAGGGGCAATTGACAAATGTCTAGATAATAAATTTCATTTGGGTGATAAGTTCGAGGAAGGGATTATGGCGATGGGATCGCTCACGCTTGCAATGGTGGGGGTCATCTCGTTGGCACCTGTGCTGGCGACGCTATTAAAACCGATCGTTGTGCCCTTATATACAGCCTTAGGCGCTGATCCTGCCATGTTTGCCACCACTTTATTAGCAAACGACATGGGAGGATATCCTTTAGCGATGCAGATGGCAAGCAATCCAGAAGCAGGACGTTTTGCTGGTATCATACTTGGTTCTATGCTTGGTCCTACTATTGTATTTACCATCCCTGTTGCACTTGGCATCATTGAAAAAGAAGACCGTAAATACCTTGCTACGGGGGTTCTGGCCGGAATTATGACCATTCCCATTGGGTGCTTGGTAGGTGGATTGGTTGCGGGATATGACCCTGGGATGATTTTACGCAATCTGGTGCCAATCATTCTGGTAGCACTAATTATTGGCATTGGACTATGGCTAGCCCCAAATGGAATGATAAAAGGCTTTAGCGTTTTTGGCAAAGGGGTTGTTATTGTTATTACGCTAGCACTAGGAGCTATTATTATTGAAACGTTAACGGGTTTAGTCATTATTCCCGGTATGGCTCCTATCTGGGATGGTATTGAAATTGTCGGTTCTATTGCTATTGTACTAGCTGGTGCATTTCCAATGGTATATGTGATAACTAAAGTTTTCCAAAAACCATTGCTCAAATTGGGCTCATTACTTGGCATGAATGACAAAGCAGCAGCAGGACTGGTAGCGTCGCTTGCCAATAATATTCCGATGTTTGGCATTTTAAAAGAGATGGATACACGAGGGAAGATAATAAATATCGCCTTCGCAGTTAGTGCATCGTTTACTTTTGGGGATCATTTGGGTTTTACAGCCGGTGTGGAAAAAGGTCTGATTTTCCCAATGATTGTGGGGAAATTGGTGGGTGGAATCACTGCCGTGTTAGTGGCCATTTTGATTGCTTCCAAATCAAAGCTAACGGCGGAAAGTGAGGAGAAATAA
- a CDS encoding ethanolamine utilization protein EutN codes for MIIGRIIGNVWATRKDAKLDSLKLMIVAPSEIFGGESSKTFVAADAAGSGIGDLVLVTKGGSARAAFDQVKAPVDATIVGIIDSYELRDSYKEDSV; via the coding sequence GTGATTATTGGAAGAATCATTGGTAACGTTTGGGCCACAAGAAAAGATGCAAAATTAGATAGTCTCAAACTTATGATTGTTGCCCCCTCCGAAATCTTTGGTGGTGAATCGTCGAAAACCTTTGTAGCAGCGGATGCTGCAGGCTCTGGCATTGGTGATTTGGTACTGGTAACGAAAGGTGGTTCGGCAAGAGCTGCTTTTGATCAAGTAAAAGCGCCCGTTGATGCGACGATCGTTGGTATTATAGATAGTTATGAGCTGAGAGACTCATATAAGGAGGACAGTGTATGA
- the pduL gene encoding phosphate propanoyltransferase, whose protein sequence is MTKSEINQIVEKVVAAVKQKLLIPVEASGRHVHLSRKTIDILFGEGYSLTKAKELSQPGQFSCVERVDLIGPKGTIKNVAVLGPERQNTQVEVSLTDAVTLGIKPPIRESGNLAESAEITLATQHASVPVKAAIIAKRHIHMSVEDAQWFGLSDRENVCVEVLGTRPVTFQEVTIRVSPHFRTFMHIDYDEANACGYRKDTVARLVRK, encoded by the coding sequence ATGACAAAAAGTGAAATTAATCAAATTGTGGAAAAAGTGGTAGCTGCGGTTAAGCAGAAACTACTCATTCCCGTTGAAGCTTCAGGAAGACATGTGCATTTATCTCGAAAGACCATTGATATTTTATTTGGAGAGGGATATTCTCTCACAAAAGCAAAAGAATTGTCCCAACCAGGGCAATTTAGTTGCGTGGAGCGAGTAGATTTGATCGGTCCTAAAGGAACGATTAAGAATGTGGCTGTACTGGGACCTGAAAGGCAAAATACACAAGTGGAGGTTTCTTTAACAGATGCAGTTACTTTAGGAATTAAGCCACCTATTCGCGAATCAGGAAATTTAGCAGAAAGTGCAGAGATTACGTTGGCTACGCAGCATGCATCCGTTCCAGTCAAAGCTGCGATCATTGCCAAGCGGCACATTCACATGTCGGTTGAGGATGCTCAATGGTTTGGGCTTTCAGATAGGGAAAATGTATGCGTGGAAGTACTTGGAACAAGACCAGTTACTTTTCAAGAAGTAACCATTCGGGTAAGTCCACATTTTCGTACGTTTATGCATATTGATTACGATGAAGCCAATGCGTGTGGCTATCGAAAAGATACGGTTGCTAGACTCGTTAGGAAGTGA
- a CDS encoding cobalamin adenosyltransferase, which yields MSVLTESELRNALKKKSICEYTVPKGTIITPSAKQFMSEKAIKLIEVDDNLPTSLSSSLEEGEKEELSTFTPRYQCLNGGYLEHKPEHLTFLHGTTLVSKTHRRIVFQGKLETLIAEILRLQAKMAKRNKEELVKDLEGMLGFVREVLRADQMDEALTEISILGMNSYDLQEMAHHPQVYFGISPPVLHYQMGESAIELYALRTRSRELEIVSIQTYVNEDGINQRPDLIEAINRISSCFLIIMYKHMTQKKVKK from the coding sequence ATGAGTGTGCTGACCGAGAGTGAGTTAAGAAACGCTCTAAAAAAGAAGAGTATATGCGAATATACAGTTCCTAAAGGTACAATTATTACCCCTTCAGCCAAGCAGTTTATGTCGGAAAAAGCCATCAAGCTCATTGAAGTAGATGACAACTTGCCTACTTCCCTTTCCTCTTCTTTGGAAGAGGGAGAAAAAGAGGAGCTGTCAACTTTTACTCCTAGATATCAATGTTTGAATGGTGGCTATCTGGAACACAAACCAGAACATTTGACTTTTCTGCATGGAACAACTTTGGTGTCAAAAACCCATCGTCGTATTGTTTTTCAAGGTAAACTGGAAACTCTTATAGCTGAAATACTTCGTTTACAGGCGAAAATGGCAAAGAGAAATAAAGAGGAGCTTGTAAAGGATTTGGAGGGAATGCTGGGGTTTGTCCGTGAGGTGCTTCGGGCAGATCAGATGGACGAAGCGTTGACAGAGATTTCAATTCTAGGCATGAATAGCTACGACCTTCAGGAAATGGCGCACCATCCTCAAGTCTATTTCGGGATATCTCCTCCTGTTTTACATTATCAAATGGGAGAGTCAGCTATCGAGTTATATGCGTTACGAACACGATCAAGAGAATTAGAAATTGTATCTATTCAAACATATGTAAATGAAGATGGGATCAACCAAAGACCTGATTTAATTGAGGCCATTAACCGTATCAGCAGTTGCTTTTTGATAATCATGTACAAGCACATGACTCAAAAGAAGGTGAAGAAATGA
- the eutM gene encoding ethanolamine utilization microcompartment protein EutM, which translates to MASTNALGMIETKGLVSAIEAADAMVKAANVELVGKEQVGGGLVTVMVRGDVGAVKAATDAGAAAAERIGELISVHVIPRPHTEVDSILPKSKQQQQA; encoded by the coding sequence ATGGCAAGTACAAATGCATTAGGAATGATTGAGACAAAAGGACTTGTAAGTGCAATTGAAGCAGCTGACGCCATGGTGAAAGCAGCTAATGTAGAACTGGTTGGTAAAGAACAAGTGGGTGGCGGCTTAGTAACTGTGATGGTTCGCGGAGATGTTGGTGCAGTAAAAGCAGCAACAGATGCTGGAGCAGCAGCAGCAGAACGTATTGGAGAACTGATTTCTGTACACGTTATTCCACGTCCACACACTGAGGTGGATAGCATTCTTCCCAAGTCTAAACAACAACAACAAGCCTAA
- a CDS encoding acetaldehyde dehydrogenase (acetylating): MMLSDKDLLSVQEVRNLIKKSKNAQYALSQMSQEHIDAIVKAVANAGVANAESLAKIAVEETGFGIREDKVIKNLFGSKVVYEHIKDMKTIGVLKEDTAKKVIEVGVPVGVIAGLIPSTNPTSTVLYKSLISIKAGNSIIFSPHPNAKKCILETIKIIREAVTSVGGPEDIVTCMEMPTIQGTNELMKHKDVRLILATGGSAMVKAAYSSGTPAIGVGSGNGPAYIDKSADLSNAVKRILDSSTFDNGTICASEQSVVVERCMKEKVIAEFKKQGAYFLTPDEKEKVGRFIMRENGSMNPQIVGKSVKHIANLAMITVPTGARLLIGEETEIGHKVAFSREKLAPILGFYTSDSMEKACDLCVEILLNEGAGHTCIIHAQDEDVIRYFGLRQPVSRFLVNTPAALGGIGGTTNLVPALTLGCGAVGNNSTSDNVGPMNLLNIRRIAYGVRELEDLRPHQATCNTQGGSGVTDDVVNVIIQKVLADLKHSNCIS; this comes from the coding sequence ATGATGCTTTCTGATAAAGACTTACTTTCTGTACAAGAAGTGAGAAATCTCATCAAGAAATCGAAGAATGCTCAATATGCCTTGAGCCAGATGTCTCAGGAACACATCGACGCAATTGTAAAAGCAGTTGCAAATGCAGGTGTTGCAAATGCTGAGTCTCTGGCAAAGATAGCGGTGGAAGAAACTGGATTTGGTATCAGAGAAGATAAGGTGATAAAAAACCTATTTGGAAGCAAAGTAGTGTATGAGCATATCAAGGATATGAAGACCATTGGAGTTTTAAAGGAAGACACAGCGAAAAAAGTCATCGAAGTAGGTGTGCCAGTAGGAGTGATTGCCGGGTTAATTCCATCCACAAACCCGACCTCAACCGTGCTGTATAAGTCTCTTATTTCCATTAAAGCAGGGAACTCCATCATTTTTTCACCCCATCCAAACGCGAAAAAATGTATTTTGGAAACCATAAAAATTATTCGGGAAGCAGTTACATCTGTTGGCGGACCGGAAGATATCGTTACTTGTATGGAGATGCCCACCATTCAAGGAACCAATGAGTTGATGAAGCATAAAGACGTTCGGTTGATTTTAGCAACAGGCGGCTCTGCAATGGTAAAAGCAGCCTACAGTTCTGGAACCCCAGCAATCGGTGTTGGATCTGGTAATGGCCCTGCTTACATTGACAAATCTGCTGATTTATCGAATGCTGTTAAGCGTATTTTAGATAGCTCAACCTTTGACAATGGAACAATTTGTGCTTCCGAGCAGTCGGTCGTCGTTGAAAGATGCATGAAAGAGAAAGTAATAGCAGAATTTAAAAAGCAGGGAGCTTATTTTCTAACTCCGGATGAAAAGGAAAAAGTTGGTCGATTCATTATGCGAGAAAACGGGTCTATGAACCCACAAATCGTTGGGAAAAGCGTGAAGCATATAGCCAATTTGGCAATGATAACGGTTCCCACTGGAGCAAGACTTCTAATTGGGGAAGAAACCGAAATTGGCCATAAAGTAGCGTTCTCTCGGGAAAAACTGGCTCCTATTCTAGGTTTCTACACATCTGACAGCATGGAGAAGGCGTGTGATCTATGTGTGGAAATTTTATTAAATGAGGGAGCAGGTCATACCTGTATTATTCACGCGCAAGACGAGGATGTCATTCGTTATTTTGGTTTACGTCAACCTGTATCCCGCTTTTTGGTAAATACACCAGCAGCATTGGGAGGAATCGGGGGTACAACCAATTTAGTTCCTGCTCTAACCTTGGGCTGTGGAGCAGTGGGCAATAACTCTACTTCAGATAACGTAGGACCTATGAATTTACTGAATATCCGCCGTATTGCTTATGGGGTTAGGGAGCTGGAGGATTTACGTCCACATCAAGCAACTTGCAACACGCAGGGAGGATCTGGGGTCACTGATGATGTGGTAAATGTCATAATCCAGAAAGTCCTAGCGGATTTGAAGCACAGCAACTGCATCTCCTAG
- a CDS encoding BMC domain-containing protein → MKNSALGLIEVKGLLASIEAADAAMKAANVNLIGLEKVKGGLVTVKIHGDVSAITSAVEAGAEAVNKFGTLISKHVIPNPDDSLYAMVKQPNVTPVQTQSINQASQITQAPSTTKTLPVAEKLTTNEGTQLFDKETRSSSMEAITIPKQELLSTFNLTSSARSAGEVGEGTDMSTIDRNSPVEQLQNMTVSELREEAKKLGIVSINNKQLKQAKKTQLVQEITKLHKEGVTT, encoded by the coding sequence ATGAAAAATAGTGCCTTAGGGCTCATTGAGGTAAAAGGATTGTTAGCGTCAATAGAAGCGGCAGATGCAGCTATGAAGGCAGCCAATGTTAACTTGATTGGCTTAGAGAAAGTAAAGGGCGGTCTTGTTACCGTAAAAATCCATGGAGATGTATCAGCGATTACCTCTGCTGTGGAAGCAGGGGCGGAAGCGGTGAACAAATTTGGCACACTGATTTCTAAACATGTGATCCCTAATCCAGATGATAGTTTATATGCAATGGTTAAGCAGCCAAATGTTACACCAGTCCAAACACAAAGTATCAATCAAGCGTCACAAATAACTCAAGCACCATCAACGACTAAGACATTACCAGTAGCTGAAAAATTAACGACAAACGAAGGTACACAACTCTTTGATAAGGAAACGCGTTCTTCCTCGATGGAGGCTATAACGATTCCAAAACAGGAACTTTTATCCACATTCAATTTGACTAGCTCGGCACGCTCTGCTGGCGAAGTGGGTGAGGGAACTGACATGTCAACCATAGACCGCAATAGCCCGGTGGAACAATTGCAGAATATGACAGTAAGTGAGTTAAGGGAGGAAGCGAAAAAGCTAGGAATCGTTAGCATTAACAACAAACAACTGAAACAGGCTAAAAAAACTCAACTTGTTCAGGAGATTACCAAATTGCATAAAGAAGGAGTAACAACATGA
- the eutL gene encoding ethanolamine utilization microcompartment protein EutL: MKNDALRANVLSVKIIPNVAPDMAKAFRLQPNQKSLGILTADSDDVTYTALDEATKEAAVDVVYAKSMYAGAANANSKLAGEVIGILAGPNPAEIRSGLNAAVDFINNGAHFISANDDDSIAYYAHCVSRPGTYLTEVANLKDAEAIAYLIAPPLEAMYALDAALKAADVQMATFYGPPSETNFGGALLTGSQSACKAACDAFAEAVQYVAENPQSY; this comes from the coding sequence ATGAAGAATGATGCACTTCGGGCGAATGTGTTGAGTGTAAAAATCATCCCAAATGTGGCTCCCGATATGGCAAAAGCATTTCGGTTGCAACCAAACCAAAAAAGTTTAGGGATTTTGACGGCTGATAGCGATGATGTAACCTATACCGCTTTGGATGAAGCGACTAAGGAGGCAGCTGTTGATGTCGTTTACGCCAAATCAATGTACGCAGGGGCAGCCAATGCTAACTCTAAACTGGCTGGCGAAGTAATTGGAATACTGGCTGGCCCTAATCCAGCAGAAATTCGTAGTGGTTTAAATGCGGCGGTTGACTTCATTAACAATGGAGCTCATTTTATTAGTGCTAATGACGATGATTCTATCGCTTATTACGCTCATTGCGTCTCCCGACCAGGAACATATCTTACCGAGGTAGCTAATCTGAAGGATGCAGAAGCGATTGCCTACTTGATTGCGCCGCCTCTGGAAGCAATGTATGCCCTTGATGCTGCTTTGAAAGCGGCTGATGTTCAGATGGCTACCTTTTACGGACCACCCTCCGAGACTAACTTTGGCGGTGCTCTACTAACAGGCAGTCAATCTGCCTGTAAAGCAGCATGTGATGCATTTGCTGAAGCTGTCCAATACGTTGCTGAAAATCCACAGAGTTACTAA